Proteins encoded in a region of the Candidatus Sulfotelmatobacter sp. genome:
- a CDS encoding putative Ig domain-containing protein, with the protein GATRFVAYRDSVSASGGAPPYVYSISAGALPSGLALDDSTGVISGTPGAFGTFQFAVLATDVAGCSGNRAYTLVVSSGCPAISILPASLPDGSLTVAYSQTLTASAGHAPYTFAVTAGALPGGLALATGGLLSGMPTAPDSAGFTVTATDSNGCTGSREYTLVIHALPAAVGNLAALQTQSGNDNDGTVRIQVTFTMPPGATSAEVYRAGFGHYPQYDDAGGTVPALPSYPPSSPWVLTAVNASGQFDEPASRDFYYYVAFVKNAGGGRSAVSNRSNGALNYHLGDVSDGVTAGAGNNHVGDEDISLLGAHYGITEPAISAAGVAYLDVGPTTDLQVTSRPFTDHRIDFEDLIVFATNYEAVSGPALLARATRAAPLSSAGAGPLAPPPANEDFTIQAPALVDAGATFGAALSLDAGGRVQGFSAHLAWNASVVEPVGYESGGFVEGQGGVVLSPAAGVVDGALLGARERGLSGSGTVAVVRFRALRAGDPGIRIAAVVARDRFNRDVVTEERAAVLRPARTELMAAAPNPARGRTRLEFSLSDPGDVELSIFGVDGRRVRTLAKGTREPGVYHEIWDGSDDGGRVVAPGIYYVHLVAGGRRFVKSLAYLR; encoded by the coding sequence GGGCGCCACGCGCTTCGTCGCCTATCGCGACAGCGTCTCGGCGAGCGGCGGCGCGCCGCCGTACGTCTATTCGATCTCGGCGGGTGCGCTGCCGTCCGGGCTCGCGCTCGATGACAGCACCGGAGTCATCTCGGGGACGCCGGGAGCCTTTGGGACGTTCCAGTTCGCGGTGCTCGCGACCGACGTCGCCGGCTGCTCCGGCAACCGCGCCTACACGCTGGTGGTGAGCTCGGGTTGCCCGGCGATCAGCATCCTTCCGGCGTCGCTCCCGGACGGATCGCTCACCGTGGCGTACTCCCAGACCCTGACTGCGAGCGCGGGACACGCCCCCTATACGTTCGCCGTCACGGCCGGGGCGCTTCCCGGGGGTCTCGCGCTCGCGACCGGCGGCCTTCTGTCGGGCATGCCGACGGCGCCCGACAGCGCCGGGTTCACGGTCACGGCGACGGATTCCAATGGCTGCACCGGCAGCCGCGAATACACGCTCGTGATCCACGCGCTGCCGGCCGCGGTCGGCAATCTCGCCGCCCTGCAGACCCAGAGCGGCAACGACAACGACGGCACGGTCAGGATCCAGGTCACGTTCACGATGCCGCCCGGCGCCACCAGCGCCGAGGTGTATCGGGCCGGATTCGGGCACTACCCGCAATACGACGATGCCGGCGGAACGGTGCCGGCTCTCCCGAGCTACCCGCCGAGCTCGCCGTGGGTGCTCACCGCCGTCAACGCGAGCGGTCAGTTCGACGAGCCGGCGAGCCGCGACTTCTACTATTACGTGGCGTTCGTGAAGAACGCGGGCGGGGGGCGCTCGGCGGTCTCCAACCGCTCGAACGGCGCGCTCAACTATCACCTCGGCGACGTGTCGGACGGCGTCACCGCCGGCGCGGGAAACAATCACGTCGGCGATGAGGACATCTCGTTGCTCGGCGCTCACTACGGCATCACCGAGCCGGCGATCAGTGCGGCTGGTGTCGCCTATCTCGACGTCGGTCCCACCACCGACCTGCAGGTCACTTCCCGGCCGTTCACCGACCATCGCATCGACTTCGAAGATCTGATCGTCTTCGCGACCAACTACGAGGCGGTATCGGGGCCGGCGCTGCTGGCGCGCGCGACGCGGGCCGCGCCACTGTCCTCGGCCGGAGCCGGGCCGCTGGCCCCGCCGCCGGCGAACGAAGACTTCACGATCCAGGCGCCGGCCCTGGTCGACGCGGGCGCGACGTTCGGCGCCGCGCTCTCGCTCGATGCCGGCGGCCGCGTGCAGGGCTTCTCGGCGCACCTCGCCTGGAACGCGTCGGTGGTGGAACCGGTCGGCTACGAGTCGGGCGGCTTCGTGGAAGGTCAGGGAGGCGTCGTGCTGTCACCGGCCGCCGGCGTGGTGGACGGGGCGCTGCTCGGCGCGCGCGAGCGCGGCCTCTCGGGATCGGGCACCGTGGCGGTGGTTCGGTTCCGCGCCCTGCGTGCCGGCGATCCCGGGATTCGGATCGCGGCGGTCGTGGCGCGCGACCGTTTCAACCGCGACGTCGTCACCGAGGAACGGGCCGCGGTGCTGCGACCCGCGCGCACCGAGCTGATGGCGGCGGCGCCCAATCCCGCACGCGGGCGCACCCGGCTCGAATTCAGCCTGTCGGACCCCGGCGATGTCGAGCTCTCCATCTTCGGAGTCGACGGCCGGCGCGTGCGGACCCTCGCGAAGGGAACGCGGGAGCCGGGTGTCTACCACGAGATCTGGGACGGTAGCGATGACGGCGGGAGAGTGGTCGCGCCGGGAATCTATTACGTGCATCTGGTGGCGGGCGGGCGGCGGTTCGTGAAGTCGCTGGCGTATCTAAGGTAG